gtatatatatatacgggtgcatatagtataaattaaaatatatgcctatattatatatatatatacatattatagatatatatctatatatatatgtatactatatatatgtatgtatgatatatatatatatgttatatatatatatattattatatatatatagtataggattatatatctatatatatatatagtatattatatatatatatatataacatatatatatataaaccatatatattatatatatacatatatatatatatatatcttatatatatatatatacatatggttgatatataattatatatctaggtatgtatatatatatatatatatatatatatatatatatatataatatatatatatatctatatatctatgggtctatatatatatatatgtatatacatatatatgtatatattatatataattttaatatatatatatattaattacatatttatatatctatatatatgtatatatatatatctataatatatatctattatatataattaatatatagtatatatatatatctatattatataattattatatatatatatattatatatattagacacacatatatacatacatatcatatatatatatatattatatatatatacacccatatgtatatatattgtatatataatataatatatcacatatatatatacaatatatatatggtatataatatatatgtatatatatatatatatattagatatatatatatatatatatatatatatatatatatatatatatatatatatatatataaatatatattatattctatatatctatatatatatatcatatatatatatatatatatatataatatatatataataatattatagtatatatatatatatatatatatatatatatatttatatgatatatatatatatatatatatatatataataattatatatatataattctatatatatatttatatatatatatgtatatatatatatattatatatatatatcttatatatattatatatatttattatatattatatatatctaatatattataatatattatgtaaacgaaataagaattttgtttcattactttCCACATTTTACCTACTGTTcagttcttctttctttctcgtaTTCTTAGTCCCTCACAGCCCgttgtttcatgtttttttttcattttacacttGATTTCAGAAAATCTGTTCTTTATATCACTATTGCTACAACAGCAACAGAACAAATACTACTACTATATTATcattacttatatacatacatatatatatacatacatacatacatacatacatatacatatacaatatataatatgtatatatatatatatatatatatattattacagtcgtgagagagaagggtaatttaccaaattagcaggtGGTTGGGGTTTCAgtggaccataataatacaaaataaaggtatttgaatgagaatacgatcaaacaagatttaaatataataatgcaaaaagtatttacaaaacaatatgacaaaataaataacaaatgacaagtgacaaccacgtctcgaaaagtaatcgtacttgaaattaagacacttgaaacaaagcacaattcgttattaaacccttacaacaatatcacttatacttagcttatagatacatcacaataaagtggactgcttccctgccggacaccagagtccttggtttagttgctgagtggagactatttcaaaattacatttaggggtcgaagaaaggtaggatgggcggagcaagtaagaacaaggagtgtgaaacaagaccaacaagtttcttggaaaggacaaaggaaatggCTGATACcggggaaaacagtcaggcaaaatataatcaataattataattatgtggaaggtgtaataccTCCCCATAGAGGATCAAGCCCAGCGGAGTGGCTTATCAAAGTTAAACACCTTCCTTCTCCTGAGAAGGTTGAGAATGGGCCCGTGACAAGGCATCAGCAAAATACGTTGTCGCTGCCCTTGAGGTGCTTTAtttgaaggttgaagttttgaAGATATAAAGCCCATCTTAGTAATCGCTGATTATGGGCCTTGGTGCGCTCAAGAAAGGTGAGGGGGTTGTGGTCCGTATAGACATGGATGACAGGAGCTCCTTGTAGATAACATTCAAACTTTTGGAGAGCAAGAACCAAACTTAAGAGCTCCTTCTCTATGGTACTGTAGGACAACTGATGAAGCTTGAAACTACTGGAGGTGTATCCTATTGGGTGGAGTACCCCATCAATTTCCTGCAACAGCACTCCTCCAGCACCAGTGTCGCAAGCGTCTACTTGCAAAGAGAAGGGTTTAGAAAAATTAGGACTGTGTAAGAACTTTATTTGGTTTGCGTGTTTGCAATtgtgcttggggggctgtgcGTGGCTTGGGCTTGTGGTGGAAGGTTGGGGTTAGGTGGGTTCGTTGTGGCTCACtactcaaaaaaatattttaaatgttttcaaaTGCTGCCTGACATTTCTCATCCCATTCATACTTCTTTTTAGGGCTGGTAAGACTATGTAAAGGGGCAGCTACTGAAGCAAAATTACGGCAGAACTTCCTGTATATGAAACCATACCCAGAAATCTTTAAGGGATTTCCTAGTCTTAGGTTCTGGATAGTCAAGAATGGCATTAACATTTGCAGTTTTAGGCCTGACATTACCTCCACCTACAATATGTCCCAAGTAAGTAACTGTAGCTTgtccaaaaacacatttttttaaatttattgttaactgGGCTTCTCTTAATCTATCAAAGAGCATATTCAAACGTGTCATCAGCTCCTTCCAAGAATTTCCTATCACCAATATATCATCTAGATATGCAAATACTCCCTCTAGACCCTGAATGGTATAGTTAATTATGCGTTTAAATGTGGATGGGGCATttgttaaaccaaaaggcattacttCATACTGGAATAACCCAAAAGGAGTTATGAAAGCCGAAATAAGCTTGGCTCTAGATGTTAACTTCACCTGATAATACCCCTTGAAGGTAGATCTAGTTTTAGCTACATACTTTGCTTGGCCCACAGAGTCTATAAGGTCATCTAGACGGGGTAAAGGGTAACTATCCTTAACAGTAGCAGAATTTACTCTCCTGTAATCTGTACACAGTCGCATGCTGCCATCCTCCTTTGGTACCAATAGACAGGGAGACGCCCATGGTGGACTTGCTTGGTTTAGCTAATCCAGTTCTCAGAAGATattccacttcttcttcattACTAATTTCTTGGCCGGGCTTCGGATGACGCGATAAGGGTGTTGTCGTATGGGAGCAGTTCCTGGTAGAAGTTTGATGTCATGGGTGAGAACTGTACACTGACCTGGATTTTCTCCATAAAGTTCTGGGTAAGAGCAAATAAGGTTTTGAAGTTCTGTTgattgaaaaggagaaagatgttgacatgagttttcaaaggttttcagggCAGCATCATTATCTACAAAACGCCACGAATAGATGAATTCAGGTTCACTTACTTCAGGTTTCTCGTCCTTGACCTTAACATTAACAATTTTGTCTCCATAACCAGTTTCAGTATTCCTGGAATGATACCTTTTAAGCAAATTGGCATGGATAATTTGAGTACTTTTCCTTCTATCAGGGGTTTCTATCACATAGGTATGGTTATTGacatttttaactactttatatGGACCAAAGAATTTGGAGGAAAATGGGGATCCAGGGATAGGAAAGTATGCTAACACAAGATCTCCTGGGTTGAATttcctaattttagttttttgatcataattatttttcattttaatctgagCTTTGCTTAAGTTTTCACTGGCTATTTTACGGACTTTGGAAAGGGTTTCCTTAAAGTTACTCAAATATTGTTGAACAGTTACAGTCTGATGAGAGTCTGGGGGCTTTAACCATTCATCTTTAATTAATGCAAGGGGTCCTCTTAATAATCTCCCATATACCATTTCAAAAGGAGAAACACCTAGGGATTCCTGGGGGGACTCACGTATAGCAAACAAAAACTTTACTCCTTCATCCCAATCAAGATTGCTctctaaacaaaacttttttaacatacttttaaatgtttggtGCCATCGTTCCAGGACTCCCTGAGATTCCGGATGATATGCAGATGATAagctatgttttatatttaattccttcAGGATTTCTGAAAAGAGTTTACTTGTAAAGTTAGAAACCACGATCAGTTTGGATATCCTTGGGGATCCCGTAAGTagtaaaagaaacttaaaaggtgTTTAGCAATATTTTTAGCAGATATATTCTTAAGTGGGATGGCCTCTGGAAAACGAGTACTGGGACacataagagttaataaatattggttaccACCTTTCGTCTTGGGCAAGGGTCCAACACAGTCTATTACTAATTTCTCAAAGGGCTCATGTGGAACTAGTATAGGCTgtaaaggggctttaggaattaCTTGGTTAGGTTTGCCAGCTATTTGGCATACATGACATGTCTTTATGAAATCTCCTACGTCTTTCCTCAAATTAGGCCAATAGAACTTATCAAGTATTCTATAGTAAGTTTTGTATTGTCCCAAATGACCACCTGGTCCATCATGTGCAATTTCCATTATATGAGTGCGTACCGAAGAAGGGACAACAATTTGGTATTTCTCACTCCAGGTATCGAGATTTGAATAGTTAGGACGGTAAAATCGCATTAGgataccattattatgataaaaagaaggggatttattcaaagattttataTCAACAGCCTTATCATGCAAACAAGATAAAGATTGATCTGACCTCTGggcaactataagtttatctctagacattaccttagctaagaaatcactatctacttcaaagtcatttaccttttctcctgcTTGGGACCGAGTGACTATATGTGTTGGGGCTTGTTCAAGATCTACCTTATCCTCCATGGGGGTATCAGTGACAATTAAATTTGGTACAATTAATTTCCCGCTAAATCATTACCCAATAGCAAGGAAACTCCTTTTACCGGCAATTCTGTATCAATCACCCCTAATTCAACTTTCCCTTTTACAAGTGGGCAATCAAGGTAAACACTGGCAAGGGGAATGGATGAGATTCCAGTAAGATCCCTTACAACCACCTTCTCACCTGTTAAATTATTCTCAACATTAGGTAAAGCCTTACTATGCAACAAAGTTAAAGCAGCTCCAGTGTCTCTTAATATAGTGACCCTAGACTTCTGTTCTTTCTCCCCCAAGGTTATTATACCTTCAGACTTAAAATCATCAAATACATCGGGTACATTAGCTTGCACATGCGAAACAGGTTTAATCTGGGAGGTTGAAAATTTTACGTGGGGTTTCATAAAAACATTACGGTAGTTATCAGATACTTTACATTTAGGGTCTTTACAATTACGAATAGTATGTCCTTCTTTCTTACAATAACTACATTTAGGATTATCAGAACCTTTGGGATTATCCGAAATCTGCTGGGATTTTCCTGAAACTGGTTTTACAAATACCTCAGCTTTTTTATTAGGAAGACTCTTATGTATTAAGGAATAAGTGTCAGCCAAGGAAGCAGCCTTTAGTAAATCTTTCTCCTGCCTATCTTCAATATAGAGCATTACATTAATGggaagtttccttttaaattcttcaagaacCATTAAATTTATCAGTTCTTCAAAAGAAGTTACTTCAGCACACTTAAGCCATTTCTTGAAAGCTCTAAGCTTGTCAGAAGCGAATTCTAAGAAAGTTTGGCTATTTGATTTACATAAGTTACGAAAAGCTTGTCTATATCCTTCCTCTGTTATGGAAAATGCATCTAAGATTGCTTTCTTAACCTGTTTATAATCATTAGTATCATCCAGATGCCTAACAACTTTAGCAGCTTTACCTGACAATTTAGGTTTAAGGAGCCATACCCACTGTTCAACAGGCCAATTAAGGTGATTAGCAGTTTCCTCAAATACCCGAAAATAATCCTCGGGATCATACTCTGtgaataagggaactaactttatatttttagtcaGGTCAAAGGGAGATAACTCTTGTTCAGTTTGCCTAATCTGAAGATTGATTGAAGCCCTCTCTTGTTCCACCTTTATAGCTAACCTAGcttctaattctaatttagctTTTTGGGCCTCCAtcttgaaattctaacttagctttttcttctctagccttgaaattctaacttagctttttccatttcaatttttctctttcttccttaagagaaaattcacttctcttttcagcggcttgcaaagctaactcttcctgtcttaaagctaactgagctttttcacggtctaactgagctttttcacgctcgactgcaagacgttcaaactctaatttttgttcaattgtaagggaaggggtttctggaacaagatactgCCTAGCTTCGTCACCCAAGGTTCCAATACGCATATAGTGATCTATTATCACTTTCCTAATGTCAAACTTACGCATACTAGAACGTAACTCAAGGTCTAAATGCCTAGCTACTTCcattaattcagattttttagcATCGGTAAGAATATGCAATTCAGAGGAAGGATCCCCACAAACTTTTGAGTATTAAACTTcgccattgtgaaaaaaaaaagaaacttcaagaacaatataaacacctgaattagagttttacaattcttaaattggAGCCAACTTAGTTACGCATTTACCAcgcatgaaaccataaaccacgcaTAAATAGTAACCGATTAGACAAGAatttatacacaaaacattttagatacggaaaaatgagaatgaataaggaCGCACTGGAAGTATTTTACTCCCGGTTCAAACCAAAATGAAGTCAACAGGAAGTACCGTCGCTCAGCTAACAACCGTAACTTACTACACTTTGATTAGAACGGTAAACTTCACGCACATATGTCGAGGCATTAACAAGATTCATTacactttacagaaaatgaataacgcAAGAGACTGGTATCTAAGGACCCAGGGAAAGACTATAAGCACGTAAAAGTCACAAATGAttcaagagaaatgaatttttaacaatGGTACGACAGATTAACTTTTTAACCAGCGCACTGAGTCTCAgttaggagaggagggaggggaaaacCATAACAAGGTTACCGGCAGTCGTTTACCAAAACAGAAGTGGCCACCTTCGGTCACCGAAAAATTTacgcacaatgaaaataaattcttcagcgaTCTAGCAAACACAAAAACAGTCACCTAACTAACTATAACTCAGGATATTATATCAAGCAAGGTTTATAACGAATcaccaatttacataaacaaacacgATTCTTAACGAGGTTGTCAATTATTATATACCCACGAAGTTAAGCAAAAAtgtatcccggacaggcccccataatattattacagtcgtgagagagaagggtaatttacccaaattagcaggtgggttcagtggaccataataatacaaaataaaggtatttgaatgagaatacgatcaaacaagatttaaatataataatgcaaaaagtatttacaaaacaatatgacaaaataaataacaaatgacaagtgacaaccacgtctcgaaaagtaatcgtacttgaaattaagaacacttgaaacaaagcacaattcgttattaaacccttacaacaatatcacttatacttagcttatagatacatcacaataaagtggactgcttccctgccggacaccagagtccttggtttagttgctgagtggagactatttcaaaattacatttaggggtgGGGTCGAAGAAAggtaggatgggcggagcaagtaagaacaaggagtgtgaaacaagaccaacaagtttcttggaaaggacaaaggaaagtggtataccggggaaaacagtcaggcaaaatatatacaataattataattatgtggaaggtgtaataatatatatatatatatacaatatatatatatatacatattatatatatatatatatagtatatatatatatatatatatatacatatatatatgcatacattatatacatatatatatatatatagatatatatatatatatatatacatatatatatatatatatatatagtatatatatatatatatatgtatagtatacccctatatatatatatatatatatatatatatatgtatatatatatatatatatatatatatatatatatatacaatattaatatattatatatgtatatatatatataatatatatatatatatatatatatattgtatatatatatatatatatatatatatatatatatatacatatattatatatatatatatatatatatatatatatatatacatatatatatataatatatatatatatatatatatatatatatacatatatgtgtatatatatatatatatatatatatatatatatatatatatatatatatatatatatatatatatgtatgtatatgtatatatatatatatatatatatatatattatatatatatatatatatggtatatatatatatatatatatatatatatatatatatctataaatatatatatatatatatattatatatatatatatatatatatatacatatattatatatctatatatatgtacatatatatatatatattatatatatatatattatatatatatatatatatatatatatatatatatatacgaaatagaattttgtttcattactttCCACATTTTACCTACTGTTctgttcttctttctttctcgtaTTCTTAGTCCCTCACAGCCcgttgttttcatgttttttttttttcattttacacctGATTTCAGAAAATCTGTTCTTTATATCACTATTGCTACAACAGCAACAGAACAacaaatactactactaatattatcattattatataagttTTTATGTTTGAAGGTTGGGGCCCCGGCCCCTTCCTAAATCCGCCACTGTCCAGATGTTCAATGGTAATGATTATTTTCtatgtatattcttttttaaGTTCACCAGTGCTATAATGTAAATAGTTTCATTGTGCTTCAAGAATGAGAAGCCAATCATTTGaacttattctttttaaaagctccTTGTTCCTTTTGAAGAATCGTTCCAATCATTGTGTTCACATTCGTTAGTCTAATAACTGTTTCTCAGTTAAATAgatcaacaaaaaaataaattttaaataagaaaataaagcaaaagaaaacaggTTTGTAGTAGAAAAAGATCTAGCAATAATAACATCGCTGACTGCGTCAGCAACAAATAGAAATACTTGGCGGCAGCATCTCCTGTTGTTCGATCTGTTAATGAAGATGAATAGACACATTTGGAGGGATCAGTGCCATCTGGTCCCGAGCCATCATCGTTAATGAACCCGTTGAGAAAGTTTCTATTTCTCCGATTTACTCAGTGAAGGTGATATAACCATTTCTTCTTACGCTCTATTTATTTTGCTTCAAGTACTCTCACAAGCGCTCATGTACACACTTacagaaataaataagatatgtatatatatatatatatatatatatatatatatatatatatatatatatatattattatatataaagatatatatatatatatatatatatatatatatatattatgacatatatatataatatatataacgaattCCACTAATTCTGAAGAACTTTCATAACTCCGAGATGGAACCAGAgtcttttcatttgataatttacACAATAGATGGTTATACAGTGGAATATAATAATCAGCAAGGCTTAACAAATCTATTTTCACCTCTTTAAATATGCACAAAAGCCATTACCACCAGATCAGAATAAATAAAGGTAGACGTGACAGTGCATCTGTAACATTATTGTTCGATCCTGGAATCTTTCGAACTTCAATATTGAAGGACGAATGTATGTACAACCACATTAGTAGCTTTTGGTTGTTGAACTTCGCTCGATGCAGGAAACTGAGAGGCATGTGATCCGAGTAAACTACTACTTTCTCAAGGCCTTCCAAGTAGGGACGAAAGTGCAGCACCAAATCTACAATGCTACATAGTTCTTTCTCCACAGTTGCCCATCGGAGCTGTGCACCTTTGAAGGATGCTGAATGATAAGCGATTGGTAACAGCCGCTCCAGCAGAGGCAGTGAGATTGTAACCTCACTGAACAATTCCTGTAATAACACTCCTCCAAAGCCAATGTTGCTTGCATCAACTTGAAGGAAAAAAGGTTTTGTGAAGTCAGGAGCTTGCAGAAGTGGCTTAGagatcataaatagttttaattgctCAAAGGCCCTCTCATGTTTCTCAGTCCATTGAAAAGGCACTTTAGTCGAAGTTGGGCTGTGATAACAGAGAAGTTTGGGCAAAACCTTGAATAATAAGAAACCATGCCCAAGAATGTTTTAAGCTCTTTTCTATTCCCTGGCACTGGATATTCTTTAATGGCACTAATGTTTACATCCTTTGGAATTATAGTGCCACTGCCAGTAACATGACCAAGATACATCACCTGACCTTTTCCAAAAGGGTTCTTAGCAAGATTGATTGTCAAGTTGGCCTCCTTCAGTCTCTCGAAAGTAAAGCTAGTATTTGTAAATATTCTTCCAAAGTGTCCGTTGCTACAACAATGTCATCAAGATACACATACACCTTTGGAAGACCCCTGATGACCTCTTGCATGGTTCTCTGAAAGGTTGCTGGTGCATTTGAAAGGCCAAATGGTAAAACAAGATATTCAAAAAGACCAAAAGGGGTGATAAAAGCTGAAGTTTCTTTAGCCCTGTCAGTTAACCTTATCTGATATAGTAAcctttcaataagtctatctGGGTCAAATATTTTGCATTGCTAACAGAGTCGATTATATCTGAAATTCTGGGCAAACGATAAGCATCTTTTACTGTCTTTAAATTGAGTTTCCTGTAGTCAGTACACAAACGATAAGTATTGTTAGGTTTCTTTACCAGAATACATGGAGAGGCCCAAGGAGATGTACTTGGCTTAGCTAAGTTATGTTCTAGTAAGTACTTCACCTCTTGCTTAAAGATAGATAAAAGATTATGAGATACCCGGTAAAAAGATTGTCGTATTGGTTTAGTATTAGGCTCCAATACAGCATCATGCATTATACGGGTGCAACTTCCAGGCTTATCAGAACAAATTGAAGCATACTGCTTAATGAGTGCAACCAAGTCCTCCCGCATAGGTGATGGACATTCTAGGAACTGTGGAAGGGATCCCAAAATTTCAGAATTCTCTATGTCCTTCCAAGATAGGGTGGACTTCACACAGAAACTTTCGTTGTCATCTGCTTCCATTTCGTCTTCTTCAGTGGGAGTCTTAACATGAATCTGTGACTTTGGGGTAAAGGAGGTTAGTGGATCATTCTTAATGGTCAAATGCCCAAAGTCATGAACTAAATGGTTGATTAAGCTTCAGAAACTTTGTAAGGTTTAATCAGGTTTACATGGACAAGCCGAGTGGATTTACGTCTGTCAGGGGTAGCTAAGACAAACTTGGTTTTAGTTGCCTGCCTGAGTATTTCGTAAGGCCTCATAAATTTTTCTCCGAAAGGAGAGCCAGGTATTGGATGATATGCAAGTACCTTGTCACCACACTTTTAAACTCTCTTAGTCTTTTTGTCGTAATGGGTTTTCATATGCTCCTGAGCATGCTGTAGATTTCTATGTGTAAAGTCATGCATATGATAGTTTTTCCTGTAAAGATTTTAAGTAATGAGAAATGCTCACCTGTGTTTCATAATGATAACCTTTAAGGATGTGTTCCTATACCATACTCAGGTTAGTTCACGGTCTACGCCTGAAAAGTTGTTCAAATGAAGACACTCCTTTAGATTCATTTGGCACACTACGAATCATATACATTAGTAGGTCCAAATCCTCATCCCAGTCTTTTCCTGTTTATGTTAATGGTCTGGTGGCCTCTTTCTAAGGCTCCATTCGACTGTGGATGATAAGCCAAGGCATAAACATTCACTATATTAAACTGATGGAGTGCACTTTGAAACAAAGTTCTGGTGAAATTAGTACCTCTATCACACTGAAGTTCTCAAGGGAAACCGAACAATGTAAAACCTTTAAGCAACTGTTCAACAATAGTTTTAGCTGCAATATT
This portion of the Macrobrachium nipponense isolate FS-2020 chromosome 10, ASM1510439v2, whole genome shotgun sequence genome encodes:
- the LOC135223988 gene encoding uncharacterized protein LOC135223988; its protein translation is MEAQKAKLELEARLAIKVEQERASINLQIRQTEQELSPFDLTKNIKLVPLFTEYDPEDYFRVFEETANHLNWPVEQWVWLLKPKLSGKAAKVVRHLDDTNDYKQVKKAILDAFSITEEGYRQAFRNLCKSNSQTFLEFASDKLRAFKKWLKCAEVTSFEELINLMVLEEFKRKLPINVMLYIEDRQEKDLLKAASLADTYSLIHKSLPNKKAEVFVKPVSGKSQQISDNPKGSDNPKCSYCKKEGHTIRNCKDPKCKVSDNYRNVFMKPHVKFSTSQIKPVSHVQANVPDVFDDFKSEGIITLGEKEQKSRVTILRDTGAALTLLHSKALPNVENNLTGEKVVVRDLTGISSIPLASVYLDCPLVKGKVELGVIDTELPVKGVSLLLGNDLAGN